A genomic stretch from Aedes albopictus strain Foshan chromosome 2, AalbF5, whole genome shotgun sequence includes:
- the LOC134287829 gene encoding uncharacterized protein K02A2.6-like, translating into MPDADLKNAILQLTNLIARQQHQIEAQQQQIENLGIRGHPGSGSEKIIESLASGIQDFQYDPDGGVFFDGWYARYEDVITKDGQSLDDAARVRLLLRKLSTLLHEKYVNTILPNHPRDFTLDETVTKLKKLFGRQKSVFHSRYQCLQYAKSDADDFTSYAAMVNKHCEAFQLSKLTPDQFKALRFVCGLQSPRDADIRTRLISKLEADETAVNEQGEAASKVTLENLVEECHRVANLKQDTLMVENKEARNVNIVSRKPKNPVKNPKIPKTPCWKCGDQHYVRECPFASHTCSRCKQLGHKEGYCSSNKPPPSKPFKQTKPKENVKTRSIHTVRNVGSKRKFIPVELNGTTVKLQHDSASDITIISEDTWNSIGQPPTQPTEESAVTASGGNLNLLAEFQTEITIRNVTKTGRIFISDNAELNVLGIETMDLFDLWSVPISSLVNVVHQRPDQQPDEYVSQLKQHFPEVFRSTLGRCTKAQVKLYLKPDARPSYCPKRPVAYAALPKVDEELERLQNNGIISPVRFSDWAAPIVVVRKADNISVRVCGDYSTGLNDALECDRHPLPHPDDLFAELAGARYFTHLDLSDAYLQVEVEEESRKLLTVNTHRGLFQYNRLPPGVKSAPGAFQRIIDSMVAGIPGVKPYLDDILIAGRTKEEHDRNLYAVLNRMREYGFHLRLEKCRFALSQIEFLGHIVDKDGIRPDPSKTDSIWKMQPPKDVQQLRSYLGAVNYYGRFVKQMKKLRAPLDNLLKKDARWNWTDECQQSFEQFKAILLSDLLLTHYDPSKEIIVAADASKYGLGAVIMHWFPTGEVKAIAHASRSLTPAEMNYGQVEEEALALIFAVTRFHKMLYGRHFLLQTDHQPLLKVFGSKKGIPVYTANRLQRWALTLLLYDFDIKHVSTTNFGYADFLSRLMSSQRRPDEDYVIAAVYVESEAKAILEDTISNLPVTHQMIVAETRKDPVLKQVVNFLKEGWPAQSKQIADPDVKKYFARRDGLQVVDDCIMFGDRIVVPLKFRKRIVRQLHRGHPGMDRMKSLARSYIYWPNVDDDVTQFVRECTACAEAAKSPTKASLESWPLAVKPWQRVHIDFAGPIDGYYYFVIVDAYSKWPEIFHTRSITTTATLDLLRETFSRFGNPDTLVSDNGTQFTSVQFQQYCRENGITHLRTAPYHPQSNGQAERFVDSLKRGLKKLSKGEGSPTLEHLQTFLSVYRSTPNRNTPQSTSPAEAFLGRPVRTTLDLLKKPAPEAPGAKNLKQNEQFNRRHGAIKRDFEEDDLVYVEQHFRNTKSWMPGRVIERKGSVHYIVLLENNGRPKLVRAHVNQMRPRYDTAVPEPTTQLPWEVLLDEVQLQATAVLADPEEQPDIVEALVPVVTPPPVLEEAAGPVQATSGIPPIEDDEAPTVPPPVSSEPVEGYLRRSVRESRIPRWLSSYNIF; encoded by the coding sequence ATGCCCGACGCGGATCTGAAGAACGCCATCCTGCAGCTCACCAATCTCATCGCGCGGCAGCAGCACCAGATTGAAGCGCAGCAGCAGCAAATTGAAAATCTGGGAATCCGTGGCCACCCCGGCTCCGGCAGCGAGAAGATCATCGAGTCTTTGGCAAGCGGCATTCAAGATTTCCAGTACGATCCGGACGGCGGAGTTTTCTTCGATGGCTGGTACGCGAGGTATGAGGACGTCATCACGAAGGACGGCCAATCCCTGGACGACGCCGCCCGTGTGAGGTTGCTTCTACGCAAGCTAAGCACACTTTTGCACGAAAAGTACGTGAATACCATTCTTCCCAACCACCCCCGGGACTTCACCCTGGACGAGACCGTCACGAAGCTGAAGAAACTGTTCGGTCGGCAGAAGTCGGTCTTTCATTCCCGTTACCAATGCCTGCAGTACGCAAAAAGTGACGCGGATGACTTCACCTCGTATGCTGCCATGGTGAACAAACACTGTGAAGCGTTTCAACTTTCCAAGCTCACCCCGGATCAATTCAAGGCGCTCCGTTTCGTCTGTGGACTCCAATCGCCACGGGATGCGGACATCCGAACAAGATTGATCTCGAAGCTGGAAGCCGACGAAACCGCAGTCAACGAACAAGGAGAAGCGGCCAGCAAGGTCACCCTGGAGAACCTCGTGGAAGAATGTCATCGCGTGGCCAACCTCAAACAGGACACACTGATGGTGGAGAACAAGGAAGCACGCAACGTCAACATTGTCTCCCGCAAGCCGAAGAATCCTGTGAAAAATCCGAAAATCCCCAAAACGCCCTGCTGGAAGTGTGGTGACCAGCACTACGTACGCGAGTGTCCATTCGCTTCGCACACCTGTTCCAGATGCAAGCAGCTAGGACACAAGGAGGGGTACTGTTCAAGCAACAAGCCTCCACCCTCGAAGCCATTCAAGCAGACGAAACCCAAAGAGAACGTGAAGACGAGGAGCATCCACACCGTTCGGAACGTCGGAAGCAAGCGGAAGTTCATCCCGGTCGAGCTCAACGGTACAACAGTCAAGCTCCAGCACGACTCGGCGTCCGACATCACCATTATCTCCGAAGATACTTGGAACAGCATCGGACAGCCACCCACTCAACCGACGGAGGAATCTGCAGTAACAGCTTCTGGTGGCAACCTGAACCTTCTCGCCGAGTTCCAAACCGAGATCACCATCAGGAATGTGACCAAAACCGGTCGCATCTTCATCTCGGACAACGCTGAACTCAACGTTCTTGGAATCGAGACTATGGATCTATTCGATCTGTGGTCTGTGCCGATCAGCAGCTTGGTCAACGTCGTACACCAACGTCCCGACCAACAACCCGATGAATACGTGAGTCAACTCAAGCAACACTTCCCGGAGGTTTTCCGAAGCACGCTGGGTAGGTGCACTAAAGCGCAAGTGAAGCTGTACCTGAAGCCTGATGCACGTCCTTCCTATTGCCCGAAGCGACCCGTGGCGTACGCTGCGCTCCCCAAGGTAGATGAAGAACTCGAAAGGCTCCAGAACAACGGTATCATTTCTCCGGTACGATTCTCGGACTGGGCAGCTCCAATAGTCGTCGTACGCAAAGCGGACAACATTTCGGTCCGTGTGTGTGGTGATTATTCGACGGGGTTGAACGACGCGCTGGAATGTGACCGCCACCCACTGCCTCATCCTGACGACCTCTTTGCGGAACTTGCTGGAGCACGTTACTTCACACACCTCGACTTGTCTGATGCTTACCTGCAGGTCGAGGTCGAGGAGGAATCGCGGAAGCTACTCACGGTCAACACCCACCGTGGCCTATTCCAGTACAACCGATTACCCCCTGGAGTCAAGTCGGCACCCGGCGCTTTCCAGCGCATCATCGACAGCATGGTGGCCGGCATCCCTGGAGTCAAGCCGTATCTGGACGACATCCTCATCGCTGGTCGGACCAAGGAGGAACATGACCGCAATCTCTACGCCGTTCTCAACCGTATGCGTGAGTATGGTTTCCACTTACGTCTCGAAAAGTGTCGTTTCGCACTCTCCCAGATCGAGTTCCTCGGACATATCGTGGACAAAGATGGCATCCGCCCGGATCCTTCCAAAACCGATTCCATTTGGAAGATGCAACCTCCGAAGGACGTTCAGCAGCTCCGTTCCTACCTCGGTGCTGTGAACTACTATGGCCGATTCGTGAAGCAGATGAAGAAACTCCGGGCCCCTCTGGACAACCTGCTCAAGAAAGATGCCCGTTGGAATTGGACCGACGAATGCCAACAATCCTTCGAGCAGTTCAAGGCCATTCTACTCTCCGATCTGCTGCTCACCCACTATGACCCATCCAAGGAGATCATCGTCGCAGCAGATGCATCGAAGTACGGCCTTGGCGCAGTCATCATGCATTGGTTCCCGACCGGTGAAGTGAAGGCAATCGCTCATGCCTCTCGCTCACTGACCCCGGCAGAGATGAACTACGGACAAGTGGAAGAGGAAGCATTGGCCCTGATTTTCGCTGTCACTCGCTTCCACAAGATGCTGTACGGACGCCACTTTCTCCTGCAGACCGATCACCAACCGCTCCTCAAGGTTTTCGGTTCCAAGAAAGGTATTCCTGTTTACACCGCGAACCGATTGCAGCGTTGGGCCTTGACACTCCTGCTGTATGATTTCGACATCAAGCACGTTTCAACGACAAACTTCGGCTATGCAGATTTCCTTTCGCGGCTGATGTCATCGCAACGAAGGCCGGATGAAGATTATGTGATAGCCGCCGTATACGTCGAATCCGAAGCGAAAGCAATACTCGAAGACACCATCAGCAACCTCCCAGTCACGCACCAGATGATtgtggctgaaacacgaaaggaccCAGTTCTCAAGCAAGTGGTGAACTTCCTCAAGGAGGGTTGGCCGGCCCAATCGAAGCAAATTGCGGATCCAGATGTCAAGAAGTACTTCGCAAGACGAGATGGACTTCAAGTTGTCGACGACTGCATCATGTTCGGCGATCGAATCGTCGTTCCCCTCAAGTTTCGTAAGCGGATTGTTCGACAATTGCATCGTGGACACCCAGGAATGGACCGGATGAAGTCTCTGGCCCGAAGCTACATCTACTGGCCGAATGTGGATGACGACGTGACGCAGTTCGTTCGAGAGTGCACAGCGTGCGCTGAAGCAGCAAAGTCTCCGACGAAAGCAAGCCTGGAGTCGTGGCCTCTAGCAGTCAAGCCGTGGCAACGCGTCCACATTGATTTCGCTGGCCCAATCGACGGTTATTACTATTTCGTCATCGTGGATGCCTACTCGAAGTGGCCCGAAATTTTTCACACCCGTTCCATCACCACAACCGCAACCCTGGATCTGCTTCGTGAGACGTTTTCCCGTTTCGGCAACCCGGACACTCTGGTCTCGGACAACGGCACGCAATTCACCAGCGTGCAGTTTCAGCAGTATTGCCGTGAAAATGGTATCACCCACCTCCGCACTGCTCCCTACCATCCGCAGTCCAACGGTCAAGCGGAACGATTCGTTGACTCCCTCAAGCGCGGTCTCAAGAAGCTGAGCAAGGGGGAAGGCTCACCCACACTGGAGCACCTGCAGACATTCCTCTCGGTGTATCGCTCAACTCCAAATCGAAACACACCGCAATCGACGTCTCCTGCAGAAGCGTTCCTCGGAAGACCAGTACGCACCACTTTGGACCTCTTGAAGAAGCCTGCTCCTGAAGCCCCAGGTGCCAAGAACCTCAAGCAGAATGAGCAGTTCAATCGCCGGCATGGAGCAATCAAGCGCGACTTCGAAGAAGATGACCTGGTGTACGTTGAACAGCATTTCCGGAATACCAAGTCATGGATGCCAGGTCGAGTCATCGAACGGAAAGGTTCTGTTCATTACATTGTGTTGCTGGAAAACAACGGAAGACCGAAGCTGGTTAGAGCGCATGTCAACCAAATGCGCCCTCGCTACGATACCGCCGTTCCAGAACCAACGACGCAGCTACCGTGGGAAGTCTTGCTCGATGAAGTACAGCTACAAGCTACAGCGGTACTGGCTGATCCCGAAGAACAGCCTGATATTGTCGAAGCTCTTGTTCCTGTTGTCACCCCGCCACCGGTCTTGGAAGAAGCTGCTGGTCCGGTACAAGCTACGTCTGGCATTCCGCCGATTGAAGATGATGAAGCTCCGACCGTACCACCGCCGGTCTCATCGGAACCAGTTGAAGGATATCTGCGACGCTCTGTACGAGAATCAAGAATTCCAAGATGGCTGTCGTCCTACAACATATTCTAA
- the LOC109419105 gene encoding proteasome subunit beta type-2 — protein sequence METLMGIRGPDFVMLAADCTHAHSIMVLKDDESKIYKISDNLMMATIGEAGDRVQFTEYISKNILLYKMRNGYELGPKSAAHFTRKNLADYLRSRTPYQVNVLVGGYDAADGAQLHYIDYLANSLPVKYAAHGYGGLFVSSILDRYHHAKITQDEAYEILKKGVAEIQKRLIINLPNFKVSVIDKDGIKELKDITAESLKAETVAA from the exons ATGGAAACTTTAATGGGAATTCGTGGCCCTGACTTTGTGATGTTGGCGGCGGATTGCACACACGCCCATTCGATCATGGTCCTGAAAGACG ATGAAAGTAAAATCTACAagatttccgacaacttgatgatgGCCACTATTGGCGAGGCCGGAGATCGGGTCCAGTTCACGGAGTACATTAGCAAAAACATTCTGCTGTACAAGATGCGCAATGGGTACGAGCTGGGACCGAAGTCGGCTGCCCATTTCACCCGGAAGAATTTGGCCGACTATCTGCGATCCCGTACTCCGTACCAAGTGAACGTGCTGGTGGGAGG CTACGACGCGGCAGATGGTGCCCAGTTGCATTACATTGATTATTTGGCGAATTCGCTGCCGGTGAAATATGCCGCTCACGGATACGGTGGTTTGTTTGTGTCCAGTATCCTGGACCGGTATCACCATGCAAAAATCACTCAGGATGAGGCGTACGAAATCCTGAAGAAGGGCGTCGCGGAGATTCAGAAGCGGTTGATCATCAATCTGCCGAACTTCAAGGTGTCCGTCATAGATAAGGATGGAATCAAGGAACTGAAGGATATCACGGCCGAAAGCTTGAAGGCGGAAACCGTCGCGGCTTGA